In a single window of the Flavivirga spongiicola genome:
- a CDS encoding LytR/AlgR family response regulator transcription factor, whose protein sequence is MKHFLSQPFTLIDNTKQKLILIGFCLVFGIIFINIFLPFNINLWEKDSGIQQFFRLSSFSFIAAIVIACSQFLVRKLLKINSFLLGGFLLWFFGEVIIISLILHLIYGNLTFPFWPEYLQSFRYTFFGTLIPYFSSILIIYMLQQKELNASVVSSKGTGLIGIPDENGVVKLSLLLSNILYIESADNYIAVYYLDVDQIKSILIRNTLKNIENIFTNSSLKRCHRSYIVNINMIKMVQKKSSKLYLHIKNTTTVIPVSRNYTTAFESIIPSVPK, encoded by the coding sequence ATGAAACACTTTTTGTCGCAGCCATTTACACTCATAGACAATACTAAGCAAAAGTTAATATTAATTGGCTTTTGCTTAGTATTTGGTATTATATTTATTAATATATTTCTTCCTTTCAATATTAATCTATGGGAAAAAGATTCAGGAATTCAACAGTTTTTCAGGCTATCTAGCTTTAGTTTTATTGCCGCCATTGTAATAGCTTGCTCCCAATTTTTAGTTAGGAAACTTTTAAAAATAAATTCATTTCTTTTGGGAGGTTTTCTCCTTTGGTTTTTTGGAGAAGTTATTATTATTTCACTCATATTACATCTAATATACGGTAACTTAACCTTTCCTTTTTGGCCAGAGTATTTACAATCATTTCGTTATACTTTTTTTGGCACATTAATTCCGTATTTTTCAAGTATACTAATTATATATATGTTACAGCAAAAAGAATTAAATGCTTCAGTTGTTTCTAGTAAAGGAACAGGTTTAATAGGTATTCCAGATGAAAATGGTGTTGTAAAGTTGTCTTTACTTCTTTCCAATATATTATATATAGAATCTGCAGATAATTATATTGCTGTATATTATCTTGATGTTGACCAAATAAAGAGTATTTTAATTAGAAATACTCTAAAAAATATAGAGAACATTTTCACAAACAGTAGTCTTAAACGATGCCATCGATCATATATAGTTAATATAAATATGATTAAAATGGTTCAAAAAAAATCAAGTAAGCTGTACTTACATATAAAAAACACAACAACTGTTATCCCCGTATCGCGTAATTACACCACAGCATTCGAATCAATTATTCCATCTGTCCCTAAATAG
- a CDS encoding bifunctional UDP-3-O-[3-hydroxymyristoyl] N-acetylglucosamine deacetylase/3-hydroxyacyl-ACP dehydratase, whose translation MGIVNTEIKQKTIKDEISLTGVGLHTGKDVTLTFKPAIANSGLAFKRVDLEGTPVIEADANYVTNTQRGTCLEKNGVAIQTSEHVLAALVGLDVDNAIIELNASEPPIMDGSSKFFVDAIEKAGIVELDAFREEFVITDIVSYTDEESGSEILVMPSKEYQITAMVDFGTKVLGTQNATLNKISDFKKDISNSRTFSFLHEIEMLLEHGLIKGGDLNNAIVYVDKALSPETMEKLRVAFKKDSIAVKPNGILDNLTLHHPNEAARHKLLDVLGDLALIGTRIRGKVIANKPGHFVNTQFAKKLAKIIKNERRNNVPNIDLNQPPLMDVNQIMSMLPHRQPFLLIDKVFELTDNHVTAIKNVTMNEPFFAGHFPGAPVMPGVLIVEAMAQTGGILVLNTVPDPENYLTFFMKMDKVKFKQKVMPGDTLIFKCSLITPIRRGICHMQGYAYANGKLCAEAELMAQISKVK comes from the coding sequence ATTAAAGATGAAATTTCTTTAACTGGTGTCGGTTTGCATACAGGAAAAGATGTTACTTTAACTTTCAAACCAGCTATTGCCAATTCTGGATTAGCATTTAAACGTGTTGATTTAGAAGGCACACCTGTAATTGAAGCTGATGCAAATTATGTCACCAATACACAGCGAGGTACCTGTTTAGAGAAAAATGGTGTAGCAATTCAAACTTCAGAGCATGTGCTTGCTGCATTGGTTGGGTTAGATGTTGATAATGCTATCATCGAATTGAATGCCTCGGAACCGCCTATTATGGATGGTTCTTCCAAATTTTTTGTAGATGCTATTGAAAAAGCTGGTATTGTAGAACTTGATGCTTTTAGAGAAGAGTTTGTCATTACAGATATTGTTTCTTATACAGACGAAGAATCTGGTAGCGAAATTTTAGTAATGCCTTCTAAAGAATACCAAATAACCGCCATGGTAGATTTTGGTACTAAAGTTTTGGGTACTCAAAACGCTACTTTAAATAAAATTTCAGATTTCAAAAAGGATATTTCAAACTCACGTACATTTAGTTTTTTACATGAAATTGAAATGTTGTTGGAGCATGGGTTAATTAAAGGAGGGGATTTAAATAATGCCATTGTTTATGTAGACAAAGCATTATCTCCAGAAACTATGGAAAAGCTTAGAGTAGCCTTTAAAAAAGATTCCATAGCTGTAAAACCAAATGGTATTTTAGATAATTTGACGCTACACCATCCAAATGAAGCAGCAAGACATAAGTTGCTGGATGTTTTAGGAGATTTGGCACTTATAGGAACAAGAATTCGTGGTAAAGTCATAGCAAATAAACCTGGACACTTTGTAAACACACAGTTTGCTAAAAAATTAGCTAAAATAATAAAAAACGAACGTCGCAATAATGTACCTAATATAGATTTGAATCAACCGCCTCTAATGGATGTTAATCAAATTATGAGCATGCTTCCTCACAGGCAACCATTTCTATTAATAGATAAAGTTTTTGAGCTTACAGATAATCATGTTACAGCTATAAAAAATGTAACAATGAACGAACCATTTTTTGCTGGTCATTTTCCTGGAGCACCTGTAATGCCAGGCGTTTTAATTGTAGAAGCCATGGCACAAACGGGAGGTATTTTAGTGCTTAATACCGTTCCGGATCCAGAAAATTATTTGACCTTCTTTATGAAAATGGATAAAGTTAAGTTTAAACAAAAAGTAATGCCCGGAGATACGTTAATATTTAAATGTTCGTTAATAACTCCTATTCGCCGTGGCATTTGCCACATGCAAGGCTATGCATATGCCAATGGTAAACTTTGTGCAGAAGCAGAACTAATGGCTCAAATCTCTAAAGTAAAATAA
- the efp gene encoding elongation factor P, translating to MATTSDIRNGLCIKYNNDIYKIIEFLHVKPGKGPAFVRTKMKSVTSGKVLDNTFSAGHKLEDVRVETHKFQFLYNDGEFYHFMNTEDYAQIQLVESALDNPSLMKEGEVVTVIINSEDNMPLSVEMPASVILEVTATEPGVKGNTATNATKPATVETGATVNVPLFINEGDKIKVETEKGTYKERVKE from the coding sequence ATGGCAACTACAAGTGATATTAGAAATGGATTATGTATAAAATATAATAATGATATTTATAAAATAATAGAATTTTTACATGTAAAACCTGGTAAAGGCCCCGCATTTGTTAGGACAAAAATGAAAAGTGTTACTAGTGGTAAAGTTTTGGATAATACCTTTTCTGCCGGGCACAAATTAGAAGATGTACGTGTAGAAACCCATAAATTCCAGTTTTTATATAATGATGGTGAATTTTACCATTTTATGAACACAGAAGATTACGCGCAAATTCAATTAGTGGAATCTGCTCTAGATAATCCAAGTTTAATGAAAGAAGGTGAAGTTGTAACAGTTATTATTAATTCTGAAGATAATATGCCACTTTCTGTTGAAATGCCGGCAAGTGTTATATTAGAAGTCACTGCAACCGAACCAGGAGTAAAAGGAAATACTGCTACCAATGCAACAAAGCCTGCAACTGTTGAAACAGGAGCAACCGTAAATGTACCTTTATTTATTAATGAAGGGGACAAGATAAAAGTTGAAACTGAAAAAGGGACTTATAAAGAACGTGTTAAGGAATAA
- a CDS encoding UDP-3-O-(3-hydroxymyristoyl)glucosamine N-acyltransferase: MKFWQPHTLKDIAELIDCTFVGDANFPVLGMNEIHVVEPGDIVFVDHPKYYDKALDSAATIILINKEVACPSGKALLISDDPFRDFNRLTNHFKPFKASNTAISNSATIGKNTVIQPNCFIGNNVVIGDHCIIHGNVSIYDDTIIGNNVIIHSGTILGSSAFYYKNRPEGFDQLKSGGRVVIEDDVDLGAACTIDKGVTGDTTIKAGTKIDNQVQVGHDTVIGKKCLIASQVGIAGCVIIEDEVTIWGQVGITSAITIGKKAVISAKAGVSKSLEGGKSYFGIPADDFRSKYKEIAAIRKIPEILEKLKEQNIK, from the coding sequence ATGAAATTTTGGCAACCACATACCTTAAAAGACATTGCAGAATTAATTGATTGCACTTTTGTTGGTGATGCTAATTTCCCTGTTCTCGGAATGAATGAAATTCATGTCGTGGAACCTGGAGATATCGTTTTTGTCGATCATCCTAAATATTATGACAAAGCACTTGATTCTGCAGCGACCATTATACTTATTAATAAAGAAGTAGCTTGCCCTTCTGGAAAAGCATTATTAATTAGTGATGATCCTTTTAGAGACTTTAATAGGCTTACAAATCATTTCAAGCCTTTTAAAGCATCTAACACTGCTATATCAAATTCTGCAACAATTGGAAAAAATACAGTAATCCAACCAAATTGTTTTATCGGTAATAATGTTGTTATAGGTGACCATTGCATAATACACGGTAACGTAAGTATTTATGATGATACTATAATAGGGAACAATGTTATAATACATTCTGGAACTATTTTAGGATCAAGCGCCTTTTATTATAAAAACAGACCTGAAGGATTCGATCAACTAAAGTCTGGAGGGCGCGTGGTAATTGAAGATGATGTAGATCTTGGAGCGGCCTGTACTATTGACAAGGGGGTAACAGGAGATACAACGATTAAAGCAGGTACTAAAATTGATAATCAAGTGCAGGTAGGGCATGATACCGTCATAGGAAAAAAATGTCTAATTGCCTCCCAAGTAGGGATTGCAGGTTGTGTTATCATTGAAGATGAAGTTACTATTTGGGGACAGGTAGGGATTACTAGCGCTATTACCATTGGAAAAAAAGCTGTAATATCGGCAAAAGCAGGAGTTAGCAAATCATTAGAAGGCGGTAAAAGTTATTTCGGAATTCCAGCTGATGATTTTCGCTCAAAATATAAAGAAATAGCAGCCATAAGAAAGATTCCTGAAATACTTGAAAAATTAAAGGAACAGAATATAAAATAG
- the lpxA gene encoding acyl-ACP--UDP-N-acetylglucosamine O-acyltransferase yields MNQPLAYVHPGAKIAKNVVIEPFTTINNNVKIGEGTWIGSNVTIMEGARIGKNCNIFPGSVISAVPQDLKYNDEDTIVEIGDNVTIRECVTINRGTADRMKTVIGDNCLIMAYCHIAHDCIVGNNCIFSNNSTLAGHITIGDYVVLAGMTAVHQFVSVGNHAFVTGGSLVRKDVPPYVKAAREPLSYVGINSVGLRRRGFTTEKIREIQNIFRILYQKNYNNTQASEIIEAEMEATTERDEILQFIKNSHRGIMKGYFKSN; encoded by the coding sequence ATGAACCAACCACTAGCATACGTTCACCCAGGTGCCAAGATTGCTAAAAATGTCGTAATAGAACCTTTCACAACTATTAATAATAATGTAAAAATAGGAGAGGGGACTTGGATAGGTAGTAACGTAACCATTATGGAAGGTGCCCGAATTGGTAAAAATTGCAATATTTTTCCAGGTTCAGTTATTTCAGCTGTTCCTCAGGACTTAAAATATAATGACGAAGATACCATTGTAGAAATAGGAGATAATGTTACCATAAGGGAATGTGTCACTATTAACAGAGGTACAGCAGATAGAATGAAAACCGTTATCGGTGATAATTGCTTAATAATGGCTTACTGTCATATTGCTCACGACTGTATTGTTGGGAATAATTGTATTTTCTCTAATAATAGTACACTGGCAGGACATATAACAATAGGTGACTATGTTGTTTTAGCAGGAATGACGGCAGTGCATCAATTTGTATCTGTAGGTAACCATGCTTTTGTTACCGGTGGATCTTTGGTTAGAAAAGATGTGCCTCCTTATGTAAAAGCAGCACGTGAACCTTTGTCATATGTTGGAATAAATTCTGTCGGACTAAGAAGACGTGGATTTACAACAGAGAAAATACGAGAGATTCAAAATATTTTCAGAATACTCTATCAAAAGAATTATAATAATACTCAAGCCTCAGAAATTATTGAGGCAGAAATGGAGGCGACAACAGAGCGTGATGAAATTCTTCAATTTATAAAAAATTCGCATCGAGGTATCATGAAAGGGTATTTCAAATCAAATTAA
- the sucD gene encoding succinate--CoA ligase subunit alpha: MSVLVNKNSKIIVQGFTGSEGTFHASQMIEYGTNVVGGVTPGKGGQTHLDKPVFNTVLDAVNEVGADTTIIFVPPAFAADAIMEAADAGIKVIITITEGIPVADMITASNYIKNKECRLIGPNCPGVITPEEAKVGIMPGFVFKKGKVGIVSKSGTLTYEAADQVVKQGLGITTAIGIGGDPIIGTTTKEAVELLINDPETEAVVMIGEIGGQLEADAANWYKASGSKKPVVGFIAGETAPAGRTMGHAGAIVGGSDDTAQAKKKIMRACGIHVVDSPAEIGKKIAEVLG; the protein is encoded by the coding sequence ATGAGTGTTTTAGTAAATAAAAATTCAAAAATTATAGTTCAAGGATTTACAGGTAGTGAAGGTACATTTCACGCTAGTCAAATGATTGAATACGGAACGAATGTCGTTGGCGGTGTTACACCAGGAAAAGGTGGGCAAACACATTTAGATAAGCCGGTTTTTAATACCGTTTTAGATGCAGTTAACGAAGTAGGGGCAGATACCACTATTATTTTTGTGCCGCCTGCTTTTGCTGCCGACGCTATTATGGAGGCCGCAGATGCTGGTATAAAAGTTATTATTACAATAACAGAAGGTATTCCGGTTGCAGATATGATTACGGCATCCAACTACATTAAAAATAAGGAGTGTCGCTTAATTGGCCCCAACTGTCCAGGAGTTATTACTCCGGAAGAAGCCAAAGTTGGTATTATGCCAGGTTTTGTTTTCAAAAAAGGTAAAGTAGGTATTGTTTCTAAATCAGGAACACTTACATATGAAGCTGCTGATCAAGTAGTGAAACAAGGATTGGGAATTACTACAGCCATTGGTATTGGTGGAGACCCAATTATTGGAACGACGACAAAAGAAGCTGTTGAATTATTAATTAACGATCCGGAGACTGAAGCAGTTGTCATGATTGGAGAAATAGGAGGGCAATTAGAAGCAGATGCTGCTAATTGGTATAAAGCTAGTGGAAGCAAAAAACCGGTTGTTGGTTTTATAGCTGGAGAGACGGCTCCTGCTGGACGTACTATGGGGCATGCTGGTGCTATTGTAGGAGGAAGTGATGATACAGCTCAAGCTAAGAAGAAAATAATGAGAGCTTGTGGTATTCATGTGGTTGATTCTCCTGCCGAAATAGGAAAGAAAATAGCTGAAGTATTAGGGTAA
- a CDS encoding DUF4082 domain-containing protein, producing the protein MKAQKIILGLTIIALSLFNCSKNDDEIEIVEVEAIPQYPMKSLIESGHMQVNYQKVDGPSIFEIGYKFKSFKDGKITALGIRVPNNDIYRVTLWNVETETILATTMVTSSSGLLSFEAIEPITISSGTAYFVSVNTNDYYQFTNAGNDLFPVEMGDILISGYGSNYGTSQTLPDTFSETSYLGMVDIKFVPNN; encoded by the coding sequence ATGAAAGCACAAAAAATAATATTAGGACTAACAATCATAGCATTATCTCTTTTTAATTGCTCTAAAAATGATGATGAAATAGAAATTGTAGAAGTAGAAGCAATACCACAATATCCAATGAAATCGTTGATAGAAAGTGGACACATGCAGGTAAACTATCAAAAAGTAGATGGTCCTAGTATCTTTGAAATTGGCTATAAATTTAAATCATTTAAAGATGGAAAGATCACGGCACTAGGTATTAGAGTACCAAACAATGATATATATCGAGTAACCCTATGGAATGTAGAAACAGAAACCATTTTAGCAACTACAATGGTTACTTCAAGTTCAGGGCTTCTCTCTTTCGAAGCTATAGAACCTATAACTATAAGTTCTGGAACAGCTTACTTTGTTTCAGTTAATACTAATGATTATTACCAGTTTACTAATGCTGGAAATGATTTATTTCCTGTAGAAATGGGAGACATATTAATTTCTGGTTATGGGTCGAACTATGGCACCAGCCAAACATTGCCAGATACGTTCTCGGAAACATCTTATCTAGGAATGGTAGATATTAAATTTGTGCCCAATAATTAA
- a CDS encoding prohibitin family protein, with the protein MEKLPKVALPVIVVAIILVIVLAKSAVTIGSGEAGVLYKTFDNGVVTDAPPLGEGFHIVAPWNKVIIYEVRQQELFEKMKVLSSNGLDIILETTAWYMPKSVDLGRLHQEKGENYLDRIIKPALRSAARSVVGRYTPEQLYSSKRDIIQSEIFDETKKILDNQYIVLNDVLVRDVTLPATIKDAIERKLKQEQESLEYEFRLVTAAKEAEKVIIEAQGKADANRILSASLTDKILQDKGIEATIKLSESPNSKVIVIGSGDSGMPIILGNQ; encoded by the coding sequence ATGGAAAAATTACCTAAAGTGGCATTGCCAGTAATTGTTGTTGCAATTATACTTGTTATAGTATTAGCAAAATCAGCCGTAACCATTGGTTCTGGTGAAGCAGGAGTTCTTTATAAAACATTTGACAATGGTGTTGTTACAGACGCACCACCTTTAGGGGAAGGATTTCATATTGTAGCACCTTGGAATAAGGTTATTATTTATGAAGTGCGTCAACAAGAACTTTTTGAGAAAATGAAAGTACTTTCTTCAAATGGATTGGATATTATATTAGAAACCACAGCTTGGTACATGCCAAAATCAGTAGATTTAGGAAGATTGCATCAAGAAAAAGGCGAAAATTATCTTGATAGAATTATCAAGCCAGCGTTAAGATCGGCAGCTAGAAGTGTGGTCGGTCGTTATACACCCGAGCAACTTTATTCTAGTAAGAGAGATATCATTCAAAGTGAAATTTTTGATGAAACTAAGAAAATCCTTGACAATCAATACATTGTATTAAATGATGTCTTAGTTAGAGATGTCACTTTACCTGCAACAATTAAAGATGCCATTGAACGCAAATTAAAACAAGAACAAGAGTCTTTAGAATACGAATTTAGACTGGTTACTGCTGCAAAAGAAGCGGAAAAAGTAATTATTGAAGCACAGGGTAAGGCAGATGCTAACCGTATTTTAAGTGCTTCTTTAACAGATAAAATTCTTCAAGACAAAGGTATTGAAGCTACTATTAAATTGTCAGAGTCACCTAATAGTAAAGTTATTGTTATAGGTTCTGGAGACAGTGGAATGCCAATTATTTTAGGAAACCAATAG
- a CDS encoding VWA domain-containing protein, translating to MSKLNMLFSFLRFLSIFSIFLLLINPKFEQLSFSIEKPNLVVAVDNSSSIKHLNQDTQVINLVERLSNDDNLNDKFNIDLYTFGESFKASDSTDFSENQTNINNAFKQLSQIYRQTTAPTLIISDGNQTYGNDYQFTTSTYKQNIYPVILGDTVTYTDLKIQQLNVNKYAYLKNRFPVETILVYNGNNTINSRFLVTRGHTTVYSESIRFSKENNSKVINFTLPANGVGVSSYKATIVPIDNEKNKINNSKNFAVEVIDQKTKIAIVSDFLHPDLGALKKSIESNEQRSVEFLNPKNILNQINDFQLIIINQPNYKFKQLFEVLEKENKNHFTVVGIKTDLNFLNSIKPNFLSEITNQTETYQAELNTNYTPFIVDDIDFESFPPLNSNYGLVSFTIPYEPILNKSINGISTNEPLLVTYETNGRREGVLFGENIWQWRAQSYINNKSFNQFDDFIGKLVQYLASSKRKDRLNVDYESFYNGSSSIIIKAEFFDKNYVFDTRETLNISVTDNITKENKTFPLILKNNNFQVDLSSLPPSEYSFTVRAINANIAKSGSFQVLEYHVEQQFLNANVTKLQQLATNSEGKSYFIDNTKGLVNDLLNDNRYVSIQKSNKNIIPLIDWKYLLIIIALSLGLEWFIRKYNGLI from the coding sequence ATGTCTAAATTGAACATGCTTTTTTCTTTTTTAAGATTCCTGAGCATTTTTTCTATTTTTTTATTGCTTATAAATCCGAAATTTGAACAGCTTAGTTTTTCTATTGAAAAACCAAATTTGGTTGTTGCTGTAGATAACTCAAGTTCTATAAAACACCTCAATCAAGATACTCAAGTCATTAATTTAGTTGAAAGATTATCTAATGATGACAATTTAAATGATAAATTCAATATAGACCTATATACATTTGGTGAATCGTTTAAAGCTTCAGATTCTACTGATTTTTCAGAGAATCAGACGAATATCAACAATGCTTTTAAGCAATTATCTCAAATATATAGACAAACCACAGCACCTACCTTGATAATTTCAGACGGTAATCAAACCTACGGTAATGATTATCAGTTTACCACATCGACATACAAACAAAACATTTATCCTGTAATATTAGGAGATACAGTAACATATACCGATTTAAAAATTCAACAATTAAATGTAAACAAGTATGCCTATTTAAAAAACAGATTTCCTGTTGAAACCATTCTAGTTTATAATGGAAATAACACGATAAACTCTCGCTTTCTAGTAACAAGAGGCCATACAACTGTTTATTCTGAATCGATTCGCTTTTCAAAAGAGAACAACTCAAAAGTTATTAACTTTACATTACCAGCAAATGGTGTAGGTGTAAGTAGCTATAAAGCGACCATTGTTCCTATTGATAATGAAAAAAATAAGATTAACAATTCTAAAAACTTTGCGGTAGAAGTCATTGACCAAAAAACAAAAATTGCTATTGTTAGCGATTTTTTGCACCCGGATTTAGGTGCTTTAAAAAAGAGTATTGAAAGTAATGAACAGCGCTCGGTTGAATTTTTAAATCCAAAAAATATACTAAACCAAATAAATGATTTCCAGCTAATTATAATCAATCAACCAAACTACAAGTTTAAACAGTTGTTTGAGGTCTTAGAAAAAGAAAACAAGAATCATTTTACCGTTGTTGGGATTAAAACTGATTTAAATTTCTTAAATAGCATCAAGCCTAATTTTTTAAGCGAAATAACAAATCAAACCGAAACTTATCAAGCCGAATTAAACACCAATTATACACCGTTTATAGTTGATGATATCGACTTTGAATCATTCCCACCTTTAAACTCAAATTACGGATTGGTATCTTTCACTATACCGTACGAACCCATTTTAAATAAAAGCATTAATGGCATTTCAACAAACGAGCCCTTATTAGTAACTTATGAAACTAATGGTAGGAGAGAAGGGGTGTTGTTCGGAGAAAATATTTGGCAATGGAGAGCACAAAGTTATATTAATAACAAATCATTTAATCAATTTGATGATTTTATAGGAAAGCTTGTTCAGTATTTAGCTTCAAGCAAAAGAAAAGATCGATTGAATGTCGATTATGAGTCTTTCTATAATGGTAGTAGTAGCATTATAATTAAGGCGGAGTTTTTCGACAAAAATTATGTTTTTGATACACGAGAAACACTTAATATTTCCGTAACAGATAATATTACAAAAGAGAATAAAACATTCCCGCTTATTCTTAAAAATAATAATTTTCAAGTTGATTTAAGTAGTTTACCGCCTTCAGAATATAGTTTTACCGTAAGAGCAATTAATGCTAATATAGCCAAATCCGGAAGCTTTCAGGTTTTAGAATATCATGTTGAACAACAATTTTTAAATGCCAATGTAACAAAGTTGCAACAGTTAGCTACTAACAGTGAAGGTAAGAGTTATTTTATTGATAATACAAAGGGTTTAGTGAACGATTTATTAAACGATAATCGTTACGTATCTATTCAAAAAAGCAATAAAAATATCATACCTTTGATAGATTGGAAATATCTACTCATCATAATTGCTTTAAGCTTAGGTTTAGAGTGGTTTATTAGAAAATATAACGGATTAATTTAA
- a CDS encoding DUF6970 domain-containing protein, whose amino-acid sequence MKYTFLFLLLISFLGCNETDDGNPSKICSVDPLENIEWLKELVNHPNTNGLEIIQYDYNQQTVFSINNCLNCADSFTTVYDCEKHKVCEFGGIAGINTCPDFDTEAINEKILFTDRNCEKGTIISPKLYKELKPSPITSAKTNGNCLEITFSILSTQDRIEDVKLVDSGEVLESSPAQRRIKFNLKESLTKPTSISVTTSFDVSNLAEQGETIILNIDGFGTSIEYTRAP is encoded by the coding sequence ATGAAATATACGTTTCTTTTTTTACTATTAATTTCATTTTTAGGATGTAATGAAACTGATGATGGTAATCCTTCTAAAATATGCTCAGTAGATCCGCTTGAAAATATAGAATGGCTAAAAGAATTAGTAAATCATCCTAATACTAATGGTTTAGAAATTATACAATATGATTATAATCAGCAAACAGTTTTTTCAATAAATAACTGCTTAAACTGTGCAGATAGCTTTACAACTGTTTATGATTGTGAAAAGCATAAAGTTTGTGAATTTGGAGGTATAGCAGGAATAAATACTTGTCCTGATTTTGATACTGAAGCGATCAATGAAAAGATATTATTCACTGACAGAAATTGCGAAAAAGGTACTATAATCAGCCCTAAACTCTATAAAGAACTTAAACCCTCACCAATTACATCTGCAAAAACTAATGGCAATTGTTTGGAGATAACGTTTAGTATACTTTCTACTCAAGATAGAATTGAAGATGTAAAATTGGTAGATTCTGGTGAGGTTCTAGAAAGCAGTCCTGCACAAAGACGTATAAAATTCAATCTTAAAGAAAGCCTAACTAAACCAACTTCTATATCTGTTACAACTTCTTTTGATGTTTCGAATCTTGCAGAGCAAGGAGAAACTATCATATTGAATATTGATGGGTTTGGTACTTCTATTGAATATACTAGAGCTCCTTAA
- the fabG gene encoding 3-oxoacyl-[acyl-carrier-protein] reductase: MKLLQGKTAIVTGASRGIGKGIAKVFAEQGANVAFTYSSSVEAANALEAELNVLGIKAKGYQSNAASFDDAQKLADEVVSEFGSIDILVNNAGITKDNLLMRISEEDFDSVIEVNLKSVFNMTKAVQRTMLKQRKGSIINMSSVVGVKGNAGQTNYAASKAGIIGFSKSVALELGSRNIRSNVVAPGFIETEMTAKLDEEIVKGWRAGIPLKRGGTPEDIANVCVFLASDMSAYITGQTLNVDGGMLT, from the coding sequence ATGAAATTATTACAAGGAAAAACAGCCATAGTTACAGGTGCTAGTCGTGGAATTGGTAAAGGAATTGCAAAAGTTTTTGCAGAACAAGGTGCGAATGTAGCATTTACATACAGTTCTTCTGTAGAAGCTGCAAACGCATTAGAAGCAGAATTGAATGTGTTGGGTATAAAAGCTAAAGGATATCAAAGTAATGCTGCCAGTTTTGATGATGCTCAAAAATTAGCTGATGAAGTTGTTTCTGAATTTGGAAGTATTGATATTTTGGTGAATAATGCCGGTATAACAAAAGATAATTTGTTAATGCGTATTAGTGAAGAAGACTTTGATTCTGTTATAGAAGTAAACTTAAAGTCAGTTTTCAATATGACAAAAGCAGTACAACGTACTATGCTAAAACAGCGTAAAGGTTCCATTATAAATATGAGTTCGGTAGTTGGTGTTAAAGGAAATGCCGGACAAACCAATTACGCAGCCTCTAAAGCCGGAATTATTGGGTTTTCTAAATCGGTAGCTTTAGAATTAGGCTCCAGAAACATAAGGAGTAATGTTGTTGCTCCCGGCTTTATAGAAACAGAAATGACCGCAAAACTTGATGAAGAGATTGTGAAAGGGTGGCGTGCTGGAATCCCTTTAAAAAGAGGTGGTACACCAGAAGACATCGCAAATGTTTGTGTGTTTTTAGCTAGTGACATGAGTGCCTATATAACTGGGCAAACGCTTAATGTTGATGGAGGTATGCTAACATAA